A single genomic interval of Burkholderia cepacia ATCC 25416 harbors:
- a CDS encoding VOC family protein: MTSATATATATATPERAIAWFDIPSLDFDRAIRFYETVLQTTLQREVIGGVPMATFDRDASSTGGSIVFDPQQIKPSANGVLVYLNAGESVVAALERAKRAGGVVQGSVVELPNNYGYVGYLIDTEGNRVGLHSPKCH; the protein is encoded by the coding sequence ATGACGTCCGCAACTGCAACTGCCACCGCCACTGCCACCCCCGAGCGCGCGATCGCGTGGTTCGACATTCCGTCCCTCGATTTCGACCGGGCGATCCGCTTCTACGAAACCGTGCTGCAAACGACGCTGCAGCGCGAAGTCATCGGCGGCGTGCCGATGGCCACGTTCGACCGCGACGCATCGAGCACGGGCGGCAGCATCGTGTTCGATCCGCAGCAGATCAAGCCGAGCGCGAACGGCGTACTCGTCTACCTGAACGCCGGCGAATCGGTCGTCGCGGCGCTCGAACGCGCGAAGCGCGCGGGCGGCGTCGTGCAGGGCTCCGTCGTCGAGCTGCCGAACAACTACGGCTACGTCGGCTACCTGATCGACACCGAAGGCAACCGCGTCGGCCTGCACTCGCCGAAATGCCACTGA
- a CDS encoding THUMP domain-containing class I SAM-dependent RNA methyltransferase produces the protein MSSPTLYEFFAPCPRGLEAALAAELAEIAGRHLNGAPFTAGAQVPGGVHFSGGWAAGMAANLHSRIASRVLLKIAHRAYRNEQDVYALALEQPWERWFAATQTLRVDITAIKSPLKSLEFATLRVKDAICDRMREKTGARPSIDTGAPDVRVFAFLTANECTLYLDTSGEPLFKRGWRLDKGAAPLRENLAAGILRLTGWTPGTALYDPMCGSGTFLAEAAQIALGVAPGVERRFGFEKLKQYDITAWQGLKVPALDAKRAARGKRGEALGVYGSDISGDMLEKARANLERAGVPSVWLKQVDARGMTPPCDGPGIILANPPYGERIEVRGRSARGEVRETGRNRGNDDAFRRTHTDAPDSEFFNALGDALKQRFTGWQAFLLTSDRSLPGQLRLRESAKTPLFNGALECRLFRFDLIAGSVKARPATPEGDA, from the coding sequence ATGTCCTCGCCCACCCTGTACGAATTCTTCGCCCCCTGCCCGCGCGGCCTCGAAGCGGCGCTCGCCGCCGAGCTGGCCGAAATCGCCGGCCGCCACCTGAACGGCGCGCCGTTCACCGCGGGCGCGCAGGTGCCGGGCGGCGTCCACTTCAGCGGCGGCTGGGCCGCCGGCATGGCCGCGAACCTCCATTCGCGGATCGCGAGCCGGGTCCTGCTGAAGATCGCGCACCGCGCCTACCGCAACGAGCAGGACGTCTACGCGCTCGCGCTCGAGCAGCCGTGGGAGCGCTGGTTCGCGGCGACGCAGACGCTGCGCGTCGACATCACCGCGATCAAGTCGCCGCTGAAGAGCCTCGAATTCGCGACGTTGCGCGTGAAGGACGCGATCTGCGACCGGATGCGCGAGAAGACCGGCGCGCGCCCGAGCATCGATACCGGTGCGCCCGACGTGCGCGTGTTCGCGTTCCTGACGGCCAACGAGTGCACGCTGTACCTCGACACGTCGGGCGAGCCGCTGTTCAAGCGCGGCTGGCGCCTCGACAAGGGCGCGGCGCCGCTGCGCGAGAACCTCGCGGCCGGCATCCTGCGCCTGACGGGCTGGACGCCCGGCACGGCGCTGTACGACCCGATGTGCGGCAGCGGCACGTTCCTCGCGGAAGCCGCGCAGATCGCGCTCGGCGTGGCACCCGGCGTCGAGCGCCGGTTCGGCTTCGAGAAACTCAAGCAATACGACATCACCGCATGGCAGGGGCTGAAGGTCCCGGCGCTGGACGCGAAGCGTGCGGCGCGCGGCAAACGCGGCGAAGCGCTCGGCGTGTACGGCAGCGACATCTCCGGCGACATGCTCGAGAAGGCACGTGCGAACCTCGAGCGCGCGGGCGTGCCGTCGGTGTGGCTCAAGCAGGTCGACGCGCGCGGGATGACGCCGCCCTGCGACGGCCCGGGCATCATCCTCGCGAACCCGCCGTACGGCGAGCGGATCGAGGTGCGCGGCCGCAGCGCGCGCGGCGAGGTGCGCGAGACGGGCCGCAACCGCGGCAACGACGACGCGTTCCGCCGCACCCACACCGACGCACCGGACAGCGAATTCTTCAACGCGCTCGGCGATGCGCTGAAGCAGCGCTTCACGGGCTGGCAGGCGTTCCTGCTGACGTCCGATCGTTCGCTGCCGGGCCAGCTGCGGCTGCGCGAATCGGCCAAGACGCCGCTGTTCAACGGCGCGCTCGAATGCCGGCTGTTCCGCTTCGACCTGATCGCCGGCAGCGTGAAGGCGCGCCCGGCCACGCCGGAAGGCGACGCGTAA
- a CDS encoding site-specific recombinase, with product MFRSLTTLIKKWRASRNAGHQLDALLAHADADASYAERSEWLIELAHWLRRTGTMQDAPADRDADARAYPAHARLRYLFHVLDRNPAWKAHAARILRGILRECDGISLLCDAGMPVHSGFFGALFERIDSSLIPPAPNRRELSALFTLMFPTPEDAQWIDALPDDLLTRLADLFSFDVTDEERHEPGSFSRDLLAALHNLTCQISSTGLSQTVRSRLSDDDARKPLERQPLETQPFYRLTRAMLAVETAHAAVEDGGDPSKLLHEVNYLRVLLDECRIAVDEVFSHLYRNGVSVDIVFQVERMRMRILRAEMLLNAWMARDDLHGMAHLTAELVDANHNSQSVSHLVRSNFSLFARKLVETNADTGEHYISRGRAEYLKMLRMAAGGGLVTVVTVCVKFAITGAHLQSMLEGLLAGINYAASFMLMHFLHFTLATKQPAMTAPTLARELDDTGHDEGVKAFVASVIALIRTQAAAISGNVLVVLPVCLLVQLFASNLLHANLISPEKAHATLHSFSLLGPTPLYAALTGVLLWASSLLAGWADNWFVLHRVGDALTYNRRLRLTLGAAGAAKLAHFCRSNVAGVVANVGLGLMLGLIPAIVTVFMFPFEVRHVTLSAGSIGIALGVLGKDALGTPELWWAGAGVLSMAILNVLVSFALAFTMAVRSRSLRPTKVRALVAAIVRTVLSNPLALFWPGSSPAARAGQPGSH from the coding sequence ATGTTTCGTTCCCTGACGACCCTGATCAAGAAGTGGCGCGCGTCGCGCAATGCCGGTCACCAGCTCGATGCGCTGCTCGCGCACGCCGACGCCGATGCGTCGTACGCCGAGCGCAGCGAATGGCTGATCGAGCTCGCGCACTGGCTGCGCCGCACCGGCACGATGCAGGACGCGCCGGCCGATCGCGACGCCGATGCGCGCGCGTATCCGGCCCACGCGCGCTTGCGCTACCTGTTCCACGTGCTCGATCGCAACCCCGCATGGAAGGCGCACGCCGCGCGCATCCTGCGCGGCATCCTGCGCGAGTGCGACGGCATCTCGCTCCTGTGCGACGCCGGCATGCCCGTGCACTCGGGCTTCTTCGGCGCGCTGTTCGAGCGGATCGACTCGTCGCTGATCCCGCCGGCGCCGAACCGCCGCGAGCTGTCGGCGCTCTTCACGCTGATGTTCCCGACGCCGGAAGACGCGCAATGGATCGACGCGCTGCCCGACGATCTCCTCACGCGCCTCGCCGACCTGTTCTCGTTCGACGTCACCGACGAAGAGCGCCACGAGCCGGGTTCGTTCTCGCGCGACCTGCTGGCCGCGCTGCACAACCTGACCTGCCAGATCAGCTCGACCGGCCTGTCGCAGACGGTGCGCAGCCGGCTCTCCGACGACGACGCGCGCAAGCCGCTGGAACGCCAGCCGCTGGAAACGCAGCCGTTCTACCGCCTCACGCGCGCGATGCTCGCGGTCGAGACCGCGCACGCGGCCGTCGAGGACGGCGGCGACCCGAGCAAGCTGCTGCACGAGGTCAACTACCTGCGCGTGCTGCTCGACGAATGCCGGATCGCCGTCGACGAGGTGTTCTCGCACCTGTACCGCAACGGCGTGTCGGTCGACATCGTGTTCCAGGTCGAGCGGATGCGCATGCGCATCCTGCGCGCCGAGATGCTGCTCAACGCGTGGATGGCGCGCGACGACCTGCACGGGATGGCGCACCTGACGGCCGAGCTCGTCGACGCGAACCACAACAGCCAGAGCGTGTCGCACCTCGTGCGCAGCAACTTCTCGCTGTTCGCGCGCAAGCTCGTCGAAACCAACGCGGACACCGGCGAGCACTACATCTCGCGCGGCCGCGCCGAGTACCTGAAGATGCTGCGGATGGCCGCGGGCGGCGGCCTCGTCACCGTCGTGACGGTGTGCGTGAAGTTCGCGATCACGGGCGCGCACCTGCAGTCGATGCTCGAAGGGCTGCTCGCGGGCATCAACTACGCGGCCAGCTTCATGCTGATGCACTTCCTGCACTTCACGCTCGCGACCAAGCAGCCTGCGATGACCGCGCCGACGCTCGCGCGCGAGCTGGACGACACGGGCCACGACGAAGGCGTGAAGGCGTTCGTGGCATCGGTGATCGCGCTGATCCGCACGCAGGCCGCCGCGATTTCGGGCAACGTGCTCGTCGTGCTGCCCGTGTGCCTGCTGGTGCAGCTGTTCGCCAGCAACCTGCTGCATGCGAACCTGATCTCGCCGGAGAAGGCGCACGCGACGCTGCACTCGTTCTCGCTGCTCGGCCCGACGCCGCTCTACGCGGCGCTGACCGGCGTGCTGCTGTGGGCGTCGAGCCTGCTTGCGGGCTGGGCCGACAACTGGTTCGTGCTGCACCGGGTCGGCGACGCGCTCACGTACAACCGCCGGCTGCGCCTCACGCTCGGCGCGGCCGGCGCCGCGAAGCTCGCGCATTTCTGCCGGTCGAACGTGGCCGGCGTGGTCGCGAACGTCGGCCTCGGCCTGATGCTCGGTCTCATCCCCGCGATCGTCACCGTGTTCATGTTCCCGTTCGAGGTGCGGCACGTGACGCTGTCGGCCGGTTCGATCGGGATCGCGCTCGGCGTGCTGGGCAAGGACGCGCTGGGCACCCCCGAGCTGTGGTGGGCCGGCGCCGGCGTGCTCAGCATGGCGATCCTCAACGTGCTCGTGAGCTTCGCGCTCGCGTTCACGATGGCCGTGCGCTCGCGCAGCCTGCGTCCGACCAAGGTGCGCGCGCTCGTCGCCGCGATCGTCCGCACGGTGCTGTCGAATCCGCTCGCGCTGTTCTGGCCGGGCAGCAGCCCGGCCGCCCGCGCCGGCCAGCCGGGCTCGCACTGA
- a CDS encoding PqiC family protein, whose product MTTRVNGFASGAAAVAAALALAACSSPPARFYTLSPADAAAPLRTAPANPAFLIEVPSVGVPEQVAKNQLVVQKNAAQVDVLEQERWASPPADEIRRALSDDLAARLGTIDVANSAYPPGVPVYRISVNVQRFESWPGKRAAVDAVWSVRSLATQAVMTCRTSVAEPVADGYDALVAGHRRALDVIATQAAAGVRAMAARRGASAAAAPAAGGKTAAAPVVPCPANPAPGGDAGATGKSGA is encoded by the coding sequence ATGACGACACGCGTGAACGGTTTCGCGAGCGGTGCTGCGGCGGTTGCCGCCGCCCTCGCGCTCGCCGCGTGCAGCTCGCCGCCCGCGCGGTTCTACACGCTCAGCCCGGCCGACGCCGCGGCGCCGCTGCGCACCGCGCCGGCCAACCCGGCGTTCCTGATCGAGGTGCCGTCCGTCGGCGTGCCCGAGCAGGTCGCGAAGAACCAGCTGGTCGTGCAGAAGAACGCCGCGCAGGTCGACGTGCTCGAGCAGGAACGCTGGGCGTCGCCGCCCGCCGACGAGATCCGCCGCGCGCTGTCGGACGATCTCGCCGCGCGGCTCGGCACGATCGACGTCGCGAATTCCGCGTATCCGCCCGGCGTGCCCGTGTATCGCATCAGCGTGAACGTGCAGCGCTTCGAGTCGTGGCCGGGCAAACGGGCGGCGGTCGATGCGGTGTGGAGCGTGCGCTCGCTCGCCACGCAGGCCGTGATGACCTGCCGCACGAGCGTCGCCGAACCGGTCGCCGACGGCTACGACGCACTCGTCGCCGGCCACCGGCGCGCGCTCGACGTGATCGCCACGCAAGCCGCGGCCGGCGTGCGTGCCATGGCCGCGCGCCGTGGCGCATCGGCTGCCGCGGCACCCGCGGCCGGCGGCAAGACGGCCGCCGCGCCGGTCGTGCCGTGCCCGGCCAATCCGGCGCCGGGCGGCGACGCCGGCGCGACGGGCAAGTCCGGCGCGTAA
- a CDS encoding intermembrane transport protein PqiB produces the protein MNSPQGPQHDAPRPPDPTISTKSGWLPSLVWLVPLIAALIGIGLVIKSVRERGPEITISFHSAEGLEPGKTQVKYKDVEIGMVKTIKLSKDLSRVLVQVQLKKEAEDFAVKGSRFWIVRPRVGATGVSGLGTLLSGAYIGVDAGRGQDTLTDFTGLETPPAVTGDQKGTQYVLRGDSLGSVDIGSPVYYRRVQVGQVVGFSLDKDGTGVTFNVFVNAPYDQYVGINSRWWQASGVDLRLDSSGLKLNTQSLATVILGGIAFQTPPNQGSGTTAPNNTTFRLASDEGDAMRDPDGQPLQVVMNFNQSLRGLAVGATVDFRGIVLGEVTNIGIDFDPKTKNFLMPVTMNIYPERLGRRFRETIESKGEPARREIVERLVQHGLRGQLRTGNLLTSQLYVALDFFPKAPAVKIDTARQPLELPTVPNTLDELQLQVADIAKKLDKVPFDQIGANLNSALANADKLFKQLDTQVAPEARDTLSAAKQTFSTAEATLQQDSPLQSDVRGALKELTRTLQSLNALADYLERHPESLLKGKPGDQP, from the coding sequence ATGAATAGTCCACAAGGCCCGCAGCACGACGCGCCCCGGCCGCCCGATCCGACGATCTCGACGAAAAGCGGCTGGCTGCCGTCGCTCGTCTGGCTCGTGCCGCTGATCGCCGCGCTGATCGGCATCGGCCTCGTGATCAAGTCCGTGCGCGAACGCGGCCCGGAAATCACGATCAGCTTCCATAGCGCCGAAGGGCTCGAGCCCGGCAAGACCCAGGTCAAGTACAAGGACGTCGAGATCGGCATGGTCAAGACGATCAAGCTGTCGAAAGACCTGTCGCGCGTGCTCGTCCAGGTGCAGCTCAAGAAGGAAGCCGAGGACTTCGCGGTCAAGGGCTCGCGCTTCTGGATCGTGCGGCCGCGCGTCGGCGCGACCGGCGTGTCGGGGCTCGGCACGCTGCTGTCGGGCGCGTACATCGGCGTCGACGCCGGCCGCGGTCAGGACACGCTGACCGATTTCACGGGCCTCGAGACGCCACCGGCCGTCACGGGCGACCAGAAAGGCACGCAGTACGTGCTGCGCGGCGATTCGCTCGGCTCGGTCGACATCGGCTCGCCGGTCTACTACCGCCGCGTGCAGGTCGGCCAGGTGGTCGGCTTCTCGCTCGACAAGGACGGCACGGGCGTCACGTTCAACGTGTTCGTCAATGCGCCGTACGACCAGTACGTCGGCATCAACTCGCGCTGGTGGCAGGCGAGCGGCGTCGACCTGCGGCTCGATTCGAGCGGCCTGAAGCTGAACACGCAGTCGCTCGCGACGGTGATCCTCGGCGGCATCGCGTTCCAGACGCCGCCGAACCAGGGCTCCGGCACGACCGCGCCGAACAACACGACGTTCCGCCTCGCGTCCGACGAGGGCGACGCGATGCGCGACCCGGACGGCCAGCCGCTGCAGGTCGTGATGAACTTCAACCAGTCGCTGCGCGGGCTCGCCGTCGGCGCGACGGTCGACTTCCGCGGCATCGTGCTCGGCGAAGTGACGAACATCGGTATCGACTTCGATCCGAAGACGAAGAACTTCCTGATGCCGGTGACGATGAACATCTATCCGGAACGCCTCGGCCGGCGCTTCCGCGAAACGATCGAGAGCAAGGGCGAACCGGCCCGCCGCGAGATCGTCGAGCGGCTCGTCCAGCACGGGCTGCGCGGCCAGTTGCGCACCGGCAACCTGCTGACGAGCCAGCTGTACGTCGCGCTCGACTTCTTCCCGAAGGCGCCGGCCGTGAAGATCGACACGGCCCGCCAGCCGCTCGAGCTGCCGACCGTGCCGAACACGCTCGACGAGCTGCAGTTGCAGGTCGCCGACATCGCGAAGAAGCTCGACAAGGTGCCGTTCGACCAGATCGGCGCGAACCTGAACAGCGCGCTCGCGAACGCCGACAAGCTGTTCAAGCAGCTCGACACGCAGGTCGCGCCGGAAGCGCGCGACACGCTGTCGGCCGCGAAGCAGACCTTCTCGACCGCCGAAGCGACGCTGCAGCAGGATTCGCCGCTGCAGTCCGACGTGCGCGGCGCGCTGAAGGAACTCACGCGCACGCTGCAATCGCTGAACGCGCTCGCCGACTACCTCGAGCGTCACCCCGAATCGCTGCTCAAGGGCAAGCCAGGAGATCAACCATGA
- a CDS encoding paraquat-inducible protein A: MTIPTAAREGYVSCHTCGLVQTLDHPHAHCARCGSALHFRTPNSLMRTWALLLAAAILYIPANLLPIMRTASIVGSQEDTIMSGVIYFWVSGDWPLAVVVFVASILVPMLKLGVLLILVISAQRRTAWRPQQRTRLFRIVERIGRWSMLDIFVVTLTVALVHFRSLAVITAGPGALAFGSVVILTMLASMQFDPRLIWDPVETSGNHHE, from the coding sequence ATGACGATCCCGACCGCCGCCCGCGAGGGCTACGTCAGCTGCCACACGTGCGGGCTCGTGCAGACGCTCGACCATCCGCACGCGCATTGCGCGCGCTGCGGCAGCGCGCTCCATTTCCGCACGCCGAACAGCCTGATGCGCACGTGGGCGCTGCTGCTCGCGGCCGCGATCCTGTACATTCCGGCGAACCTGCTGCCGATCATGCGCACCGCGTCGATCGTCGGCTCGCAGGAAGACACGATCATGAGCGGCGTCATCTATTTCTGGGTGTCGGGCGACTGGCCGCTCGCCGTCGTCGTGTTCGTCGCGAGCATCCTCGTGCCGATGCTCAAGCTCGGCGTATTGCTGATCCTCGTGATCAGCGCGCAGCGCCGCACCGCATGGCGGCCGCAGCAGCGCACGCGGCTGTTCCGGATCGTCGAGCGCATCGGCCGCTGGTCGATGCTCGACATCTTCGTCGTGACGCTGACCGTCGCGCTCGTCCATTTCCGTTCGCTCGCCGTCATCACGGCCGGCCCCGGCGCACTCGCGTTCGGTTCCGTCGTGATCCTGACGATGCTCGCGTCGATGCAGTTCGATCCCCGCCTGATCTGGGATCCAGTCGAAACCTCAGGGAATCACCATGAATAG
- a CDS encoding paraquat-inducible protein A — protein sequence MQRYDLIACHECDALLHKPRLSGREIARCPRCDALLYRNSAAQIERICALALAALITFTIAQAFPILEMDVNGNRVQTTLIGAIDSLWRQDMAIVGVMVFCSTVLFPLVEMAALLYLLLPIRRGVVPPGFNLVLRAIEMVRPWGMIEVFMLGILVTIVKMVSLARVVPEAALFAFAALTLMIAVVLMFDPRTLWDIVDDLRAGRSPGQPDAPPLPEAARR from the coding sequence ATGCAACGATACGACCTGATTGCCTGTCACGAGTGCGACGCACTGTTGCACAAACCGCGCCTGAGCGGCCGCGAAATCGCGCGTTGCCCGCGCTGCGACGCGCTGCTTTATCGCAACAGCGCGGCGCAGATCGAGCGGATCTGCGCGCTCGCGCTCGCGGCACTGATCACGTTCACGATTGCCCAGGCGTTCCCGATCCTCGAAATGGACGTGAACGGCAACCGCGTGCAGACCACGCTGATCGGCGCGATCGACTCGCTGTGGCGCCAGGACATGGCGATCGTCGGCGTGATGGTGTTCTGCTCGACCGTGCTGTTCCCGCTCGTCGAGATGGCCGCGCTGCTGTACCTGCTGCTGCCGATCCGCCGCGGGGTCGTGCCGCCCGGTTTCAACCTCGTGCTACGCGCGATCGAGATGGTGCGGCCGTGGGGGATGATCGAGGTATTCATGCTCGGGATCCTCGTCACGATCGTCAAGATGGTGAGCCTCGCGCGCGTCGTGCCGGAAGCCGCGCTGTTCGCGTTCGCCGCGCTCACGCTGATGATCGCCGTAGTGCTGATGTTCGATCCGCGCACGCTGTGGGACATCGTCGACGACCTGCGCGCCGGGCGCTCGCCCGGGCAGCCCGACGCACCCCCGTTGCCGGAAGCCGCCCGCCGATGA
- a CDS encoding cytochrome b, with product MVSKSPPAVPARYAHTAIALHWLIALLIICGFALGWVMTDIPGFTPTKLKYFSWHKWIGVTVFALAVIRVLWRATHVPPPLPADTPAWQRVVSHGVHMLLYVLMIVIPVTGYLYSSASNIPVVYLGIVPLPRLIDPDPVLKETFKTLHVSLNYILLALVAMHVLAALKHQLLDRDGLLSRMLPFAK from the coding sequence ATGGTATCGAAATCGCCGCCGGCCGTGCCGGCACGTTATGCGCATACCGCGATCGCGCTGCACTGGCTGATCGCGCTGCTGATCATCTGCGGCTTCGCGCTCGGCTGGGTGATGACCGACATCCCCGGCTTCACGCCGACCAAGCTGAAGTACTTCTCGTGGCACAAGTGGATCGGCGTGACGGTGTTCGCGCTGGCCGTCATCCGCGTGCTGTGGCGGGCGACCCACGTGCCGCCGCCGCTGCCGGCCGATACGCCGGCGTGGCAGCGCGTGGTATCGCACGGCGTGCACATGCTGCTGTACGTGCTGATGATCGTGATCCCCGTGACGGGCTACCTGTACAGCTCGGCCTCGAACATCCCGGTCGTCTACCTGGGCATCGTGCCGCTGCCGCGCCTGATCGACCCCGATCCGGTGCTGAAGGAAACCTTCAAGACGCTCCACGTGTCCTTGAATTACATTCTGCTTGCGCTCGTCGCGATGCACGTGCTCGCGGCGCTCAAGCACCAGTTGTTGGACCGCGACGGCCTGCTGTCGCGGATGCTTCCCTTTGCCAAATGA
- a CDS encoding YceI family protein, translating into MKVSFSRSMLTALAAVSLVASGAAHADVDLAKSKVSAVSKQMNVPTEGAFKKFSAQVKFDPAKAAQGSAQMTIDVASYDLGDKMYNDQVAGKDWFDAKAFPQATFVSSAIAPAGGNKYNVTGKLTIKGKAETVTVPVTVTQNGATQTFDGVLPIKRSAFNVGTGEWKDTSVVADEVQIKFHLVATK; encoded by the coding sequence ATGAAAGTGTCTTTCTCCCGCTCCATGCTGACCGCGCTCGCCGCGGTGTCACTTGTCGCGTCGGGCGCGGCGCACGCCGATGTCGATCTCGCGAAGAGCAAGGTGTCTGCCGTATCGAAGCAGATGAACGTGCCGACCGAAGGCGCGTTCAAGAAGTTTTCCGCGCAGGTGAAGTTCGATCCGGCGAAGGCCGCGCAGGGCAGCGCCCAGATGACGATCGACGTCGCGAGCTATGACCTCGGCGACAAGATGTACAACGACCAGGTCGCCGGCAAGGACTGGTTCGACGCGAAGGCTTTCCCGCAGGCGACGTTCGTGTCGTCGGCGATCGCACCGGCCGGCGGCAACAAGTACAACGTGACCGGCAAGCTGACGATCAAGGGCAAGGCCGAAACCGTCACGGTGCCCGTCACGGTCACGCAGAACGGCGCGACGCAGACGTTCGACGGCGTGCTGCCGATCAAGCGTTCGGCCTTCAACGTCGGCACCGGCGAATGGAAGGACACGTCGGTCGTCGCGGACGAAGTGCAGATCAAGTTCCATCTCGTCGCCACGAAGTAA
- a CDS encoding YceI family protein yields the protein MKKHLMIAAGALAATLSFSAFADSATYQFDPSHTYPSFEADHFGGLSVWRGKFDKSSGTVTLDRAAKTGTVDVTTDIASIHTGSAKLDEHLQTNEFFDVAKFPQANYKGTIKFDGDKPVSVVGNLTLHGVTKPLTLKIDSFKCMPHPMLKREVCGVDAVGEFSRDDFGLDYGKQYGFKMKTKLLITAEAVKQQ from the coding sequence TTGAAAAAGCATCTGATGATCGCCGCGGGCGCACTGGCTGCCACGCTGTCGTTCTCGGCATTCGCCGACAGCGCAACCTACCAGTTCGATCCGTCCCACACGTACCCGAGCTTCGAGGCCGACCACTTCGGCGGCCTGTCGGTCTGGCGCGGCAAGTTCGACAAGTCGAGCGGCACCGTGACGCTCGATCGCGCGGCGAAGACGGGTACGGTCGACGTGACGACCGACATCGCGTCGATCCACACCGGCAGCGCGAAGCTCGACGAGCACCTGCAGACGAACGAATTCTTCGACGTCGCGAAGTTCCCGCAGGCGAACTACAAGGGCACGATCAAGTTCGACGGCGACAAGCCGGTGTCGGTGGTCGGCAACCTGACGCTGCATGGCGTCACGAAGCCGTTGACGCTGAAGATCGACTCGTTCAAGTGCATGCCGCATCCGATGCTCAAGCGTGAAGTGTGCGGCGTCGACGCGGTCGGCGAATTCAGCCGCGACGATTTCGGCCTCGACTACGGCAAGCAGTACGGCTTCAAGATGAAGACGAAGCTGCTGATCACGGCCGAAGCCGTCAAGCAGCAGTAA
- a CDS encoding MFS transporter: MHAVTQSRPIASSPRVWRAVVAASIGNALEWFDLVVYGFFAVTISKLFFPAGNDTVSLLLTLGTFGVSFFMRPLGAIVLGAYADRAGRKAALTLSILLMMAGTLIIAVLPTYGAIGVAAPVILVAARLMQGFSAGGEFGSATAFLAEHVPGRRGFFASWQVASQGLTTLLAAGFGTVLNAQLSAEQMASWGWRVPFFFGLLLGPVAYYIRTKVDETPEFLAAEGTANPLRDTFASHKARLVAAMGVVVLGTVATYLVLFMPTYGVKQLGLAPSAAFAAILVVGVIQMVFAPLVGHWSDTYGRVRVMIAPAIGILVLIYPAFAYLVAHPGFGTLIALQVLLAFLMTGYFAALPGLLSEVFPVQTRTTGMSLAYNVAVTIFGGFGPFIIAWLIKATGMKTAPSFYLMFAAVLSLAALVVLRRRFGFR; the protein is encoded by the coding sequence ATGCATGCCGTCACGCAGTCCCGTCCCATTGCCTCGTCGCCGCGCGTGTGGCGCGCGGTGGTCGCCGCGTCGATCGGCAATGCGCTCGAGTGGTTCGATCTCGTCGTCTACGGTTTTTTCGCGGTGACGATCTCGAAGCTGTTCTTCCCGGCCGGCAACGACACCGTGTCGCTGCTGCTCACGCTCGGCACGTTCGGCGTGTCGTTCTTCATGCGCCCGCTCGGCGCGATCGTGCTCGGCGCGTACGCCGACCGCGCGGGCCGCAAGGCCGCGCTCACGCTGTCGATCCTGCTGATGATGGCCGGCACGCTGATCATCGCGGTGCTGCCGACCTACGGGGCGATCGGCGTCGCGGCGCCGGTGATCCTCGTCGCCGCGCGGCTGATGCAGGGCTTCTCGGCCGGCGGCGAATTCGGCAGCGCGACCGCGTTCCTCGCCGAACACGTGCCGGGCCGGCGCGGCTTCTTCGCGAGCTGGCAGGTCGCGAGCCAGGGGCTCACGACGCTGCTCGCCGCCGGCTTCGGCACCGTGCTGAACGCGCAGCTCTCGGCCGAGCAGATGGCGTCGTGGGGCTGGCGCGTGCCGTTCTTCTTCGGCCTGCTGCTCGGGCCGGTCGCGTACTACATCCGCACGAAGGTCGATGAGACGCCCGAATTCCTCGCGGCGGAAGGCACCGCGAACCCGCTGCGGGACACGTTCGCGTCGCACAAGGCGCGTCTCGTCGCCGCGATGGGTGTGGTCGTGCTCGGCACCGTCGCGACCTATCTCGTGCTGTTCATGCCGACCTACGGCGTGAAGCAGCTCGGCCTCGCGCCGTCGGCCGCGTTCGCGGCGATCCTCGTCGTCGGCGTGATCCAGATGGTGTTCGCACCGCTCGTCGGCCACTGGTCGGATACTTACGGCCGCGTGCGCGTGATGATCGCGCCGGCGATCGGCATCCTCGTGCTGATCTATCCGGCATTCGCGTACCTGGTCGCCCATCCGGGCTTCGGCACGCTGATCGCCCTGCAGGTGCTGCTCGCATTCCTGATGACGGGTTACTTCGCGGCGCTGCCGGGTTTGTTGTCCGAAGTGTTCCCGGTGCAGACGCGCACGACCGGGATGTCGCTCGCCTATAACGTCGCGGTGACGATCTTCGGCGGCTTCGGGCCGTTCATCATCGCGTGGCTGATCAAGGCGACCGGGATGAAGACGGCGCCGAGCTTCTACCTGATGTTCGCGGCCGTGCTGAGCCTCGCGGCGCTGGTCGTGCTGCGCCGGCGGTTCGGCTTCCGGTAA